Below is a genomic region from Medicago truncatula cultivar Jemalong A17 chromosome 3, MtrunA17r5.0-ANR, whole genome shotgun sequence.
ACACCAAGATTTGGTTACCCAGTTCGGCCCAACAATGACCTACATCTGGGGGAGAGAGATCTCttcaatccactatcaatgagtttcttacaaagagatacaaaagaggttacaagaaattaacttTTACAAGTTCTCCAAGAAcaacctaatttctacccatttccCAATCTCTTCCCATGAACAAGAGAAttcaaggtgtttacaatgtttcccaccCCATTAATCTCATCCAAAGACACTCAAATCTTATCCTCTAAGTTTCCTCCCCCTTTGGTTTCGTAAGATCTtccaaaaaatagtaaaaaacgCTGTTTGTACAGAACCTATCTTGTAGCATGCGCAAGGCGCCCCTGCCTGTCTGCCTTGCGTGTGTACTGTGTGCTGTAGCATGCCTTGCGTGTGCGGGCATGCGCAAGTTGTATGATGCAGTgctggaataaaaaaaaaatgcttcaaAACAATGCCAATTTGATCCATCTTCAACAAGCTTCTTACCAGCACAAGTCGCgcgaaaatcaaaacatattttcagAAAATTTGCAACTCCTTTTCTGTATCTGCAATAAACAAGAAGATACACTAGCGTAAATAACAGTAACATATAAACTAAAGCAGAGACAACTCATGAAAAAGCTTGCAACTAAGATAACCAAACTATCTCATAAATTTAAAGTTACATCAATCTAAAAGTTGCTTAATGGATTTAATGCAGCATAAATATTAACTAGCTTCCAGATAATAAATGATATTGACATGACAAAAAACAGGAATGTCGAGAATTAATCTAAAATCacctataaaatattattaatcaatcattttaagaaaaaaatcattggaCTTCTAGAGCTCAAAAGGTACAAGTGCCAAACTACTATTTATGTTTCCTTGCCAGCCATATAAACTGATAAGCAAACAATGGTTACAGCAAAGAATACTATAATACTATTCTTCATGTAAGACCTAGAAACCACGAAATTTATGCATGATATTTACATTGATTCGAGATTGAGCAAGTTCTGGTCGGTATAAGAAGCATGCACCATTAGGGGAGGGTGATCTGGTCTGGTTTCCAGTTCTGATGGCTCGATTTCCACGTTTATAGCCTTTCCCAAAGTTGAAACCTAAGGGAAAGGAAAAAGTAATTCACAAGACACATAATCATGCAATTAAACACAGACAGAGTGGCAAGACTTATAGGATTGGTTTCTTATAGGATAgtagaccaaaaataaaaatttagctAATTACCAttggttcatttatttaattctctctcttttttttttctcataaaaaagtAGAAACCACCTTGCCCTCATGATTCTATAAAAGAAGACATATCTTCTTTTTTAACACATGCCTCACTGTATATCTTAACACATTGGCAAAGGGTACCATAAAAACTCACATGCAAGAAACCCCGGCATCACAGAATGTAATGATCATTAGCCTTGTTGAGCAACCCATTTCTGATCCCTTTGAGAATGTGATTTGTCTGCTAGTTGAATTTTCAAACCTTTTCAGTGACCATGGTCAGCAGCacgaagaaaaatgaagaataaaAGGGGAAGCATTTTATTCCAGTTTCAACACCCGATGGGCCATAATCTAGAAAGGGAAGCAAATGTTATCCATCAAGgtgagaaattaaaaatatttattgatggCATATTTATGACAAGAAACATGAAAGTACTATTTGGTGACTCACCAGGATGTGATACTCATGTTATGATTTTGTCGTCGACAAATATGAAGGGAATGTGAGAAATCTTACGCCACTCTTTCCCACGCTTCCTTCGGCAAATTTCTTCCAACAATGGGCAGTCATTGATACGCAGTACTTTAAGAGAGGAAGGCAACTTCCCCTCTTCTGGCAATGACTTGAGCTTGGGAGAATCATCAATCTTAAGTTTTTGGAGAGAGGTGAGATGTTGAAGCCACTTGCCATCCAAGCATTCTATATCTTCAAGAGAGATCGTTAAGGAAACCAGAGAAGTGGGTAGCAATGGAACTTCCATTTTCATCATGGCCTTCACAAGATCATCCCCCGTAATATGCAACACTGAAAGAGAAGTGAGACGTTCCCAAGTTGCATTCCACAAAATCCCTCCAACTTTGTATACGCTGAGTTCCCGTAAACTGATAGGCAAATCATCTACGGGAAAGTATTGCAGATTTGGAAGGTCATGAATTTCCACATTTTGAAGGATACCTAGAGTGTTTGTTGGTTCTGGCAACGAACTAAGCTTCTTACACTCACGCACAGTTAAACGAATGATGTTAGGAATGGGAAATCCACCCAGGGAAACTGACTCCAGTTCATCACATTTCCTTATTTCGACAGTTCTAAGAAACAAGAGATTATGCTGTGATGTGTCTTCTGCAATTAATATCGATTTTAGGTTTTTACAGTTACAAATATGTAGAGTTTGGAGGAAAGGGAGAAAGCCCAAGGTAAATGATGTCATTGAATTACAACTATCGGATATTTCCAAATTCTCAAGTGATTTGTAACTGTGAGAGAATTCATAGGGAATGAACTCCAAATTACGACAATTCCATATTATAAGAGATTGCAAGGTTTTTGGAAGACTGTCTCTCGGGAAGGATGTTAGAGATGGAATGTCTTTTAAAGTAATCTTTCGAAGAGAATTGGGACCAAGCATCAATTTGCTGAATACATCTGATGATGGGATTGTAATTGTAATGTTGCTTTTATCATCTGAGTGCATTGACTCCATTAACAGAGGACACTCTATTAACTCAAGTTCTCTTAGGGAAGGAAGGTTCTTGGGTGTCATCTCTTTGAGTTTGAAACAATGTTCAAGTGACAAACTTGTAAGACTGGGATGGTTGCCCGGTATGTTTCCTTTGAGTTTCGGACAATAAAATAGTGACAAACGTGCAAGACTAGGAAACTCTGCAGATGTACCTCCAATTAGCTTCCATTCCTCCCACTCTTTCATATACCTAAAGGTTAGAGTCTCCAAGGAGAGAAATGGTTGAAACAAAGGAGAATTACTACTTCCATAGAACTCACTACCAAGTGTCTTTACTGAGTGCATCCCTTCAATATATAGTTCTTTTAGATTACTTAATTGTCCAAGGGGTATGTTTCCTTTGAGTTTCGGACAATATCGCAGTGACAGACGTGTTAGACGAGGAAACATTGTAGATGTACCTCCTGTCAAATTACATTCTTTCCACTCTAGCATCATATCAAATTCAAGAGTCTCCAATAAAGGAAATGGTTGAAACAAAGGAGAACCACTTCCATAGAGTTCAATACCAATACTCTTGACTGAATTCATCTTGTCAATAAAGAGCTTCCTAAGATTACCTAATTGCCCCAAGGGTGGCAACCTTGGACAGTTATCACAGTCTGAAATCTTCAAACACACCATGTTGCCAAATAAAGAACCACCCAACCAACTTGGAAAGTTGTTTCCACCATAGCCAGAGATAGTGAGATTCTTCAAATTTGTAGATGGATGCAACTGTTCTAATACAACACTTTGTAATTGTGAACTTGTAGAGTAAGACCATTCTAGTTGCAACTCgtcaatttgttttttcatcATCAGTTTTGCTTGAAAAGCATGGGATGGGTCAGTTAAATTTTGAAGCTTTGAGATGCAAAGGCTTCCCTGTAGATGGGAATATTTTCCAATATCTGCAATCTTCAACCCGACGTCCTCAGAGCTGACAACAAAGTCCGACAAGGTTTGTAGATTTTCTAGTTTGGATACTTGCACAGGAATTTCCTTCAATCGAGTACCTCTAGTGTCAAGGTGGCGTAGATTCACTAATTTCCCCATGTCTTTCGGTAATTCAGTGAGACTATAGCAATATGACAACAATAAGGTCTGTAGATTGTAAAGCTTGCATGTTTCAGAAGGCAACCTTTCAATACTAGTGTGAGAGACATTTAAGTATCGCAGGTATATCAAATTTCCAATAGAGTTGGGCAACGCAGTGATATTATGGTAGTTTGACAGAGACAACACATGTAACTGTTTCATCTGTGGCAGCAACTCATAAACTAACTTCCTCGACACAAAATTGTAAGACGAGAACCTTGGATGCAATGGCAATGGTAGGATTGTTCGTAGACTTTTTAACCCTTGCAAATGGTCAAATTTATCGTACGAGTCATATTCCCCTATATTGTATGACAAATGACGTACTCTTTCATGTGGCTTCTGTTCGTCCAACCTAATACAATACGGAGATGAAACTGTCATAGCCAAATCATTGACGAGATCATGCATCTCAAAGTTTACTTCAAGATCATCAATGGACCTTTGACGTATCAGACACCTCGACACTAGTTCATCAAAGTATTCTTCGGCTACCTTTTCCCAACTTTTTTCAGTTTGAGGCTGAGGTACTAAACCTTCTGCAATCCACAACTGAATTACCGTTTTTTTCTCTAAGATTGAATTCTTCGAAAAAATTGAACAGTAAGCAAAACATCCTTTTAAAGGAGCAGGAAGATGATGATAGCTCAATAGCAGAGATGGTTGCACCTCATCATTTGTCAATTCCCaaatattactttttaataCATCATTCCAATAATCTTGTGATAGTTTGGTGCGAAGAAGACCTCCTATTGCTATTGCAGCTAATGGTAAACCAtcacatttttttgaaatttctcTGCCaattgtttttagattggatcgTTGTTGGTAGTTGCTTGTTGGAAATGCATATTTGGAAAGCGAAGACCAGCAATCATCTCCTTGCGGAGGTTCCAGTTTGTGGACTGGAAGAAAGGTTTGCATGGTTGCTGCAACGCTTTCAAAtcttgttgtgatgatgatcCTACTTCCCATTTCCCCAACACTAAAGATGTCGATCAAATTATTCCAGCAGTCAACATACTTTCCATACCATATGTCATCGAGTACAAGCAAAAACTTTTTACTTCGTAAACTTTGTTGCAATTGCACCTGTAGAATATTCAAGTCATCAGTGTCATTTCTTTTTGAAGTGACAGATTGAAGAATGGTTTTAGTGACGGTGACAACATCAAAATCTTTTGAGATATGTGCCCACCCTCTTAAATCAAATTTCTCCTTCACTTCATGGTCATTGTAAAGGAGTTTAGCAAGTGTTGTTTTTCCTAGCCCTCCCATCCCCACAATGGAAATCACTCCTATTTTACGCCCACAATCACTAACATCCTCTGCAAGTAGAAACTCTTTCAGTTTCTTTTTGTCATCATCTCTGCCATAAATAGCAGATTCATCCCCCACAACAGAGCTTGTAGGAGTTCCATGCCAAACATTGCTGGAAACACCTTTTAAACCAAGATTCTGGTTGCTCAAATGTTCTAATCTACCAACTAGCTTTTGCAGTTTAGAGTTGATCTTTCTATTAAACATTTTGAAACGATAAGAGAGTTTTTTGAGCACCTTAGTAGAAGCAGTTTGGTTTTCATCCTCACCTTCCACTTTGCGCTGCAAAGCCTCAGTGTTGATTTCGTCAAACAAATCATCAGCTTCAAAGACAGCATCTCGCAACAGATCCAGCCATTTCTTGACAGCAGggttggtgatctgcttctccTCAGCATCATGAAGTACAGCTTGCAGACTCAGCAGTGTTACGTTCAGCTTTTCCAACAGTGCAACATCAAGTTTGGTACTCCGAATGAAATCCACGAAATCTTCagcaacaatttttttcaacaacAGATCCAAAGTAGCTGAAAGAAGTGCTTCTACCACAATAGTCGCCATAACTTAGTTTCACCAAAGTAAGAATAGGTACAGAAATCagtttgaaaataaaagtaGCGTAGAAGAAAATGTAACGCGAGTAGACTATAAGTTGTAATAAACTAGTGTAAcgccccgtgccaagcacgggatacattttatttaaaatattttaacaggGTTTACACATAATAAgttttttagatattatttgacttttttagtttgatttgattcagaattttgatattatgtggtactttatcttcatatttaaaattgagacAGAGTTGGCAGGTACATGCCAACTCTgcttaaaatagtgagaaaaagtaCGACTatgcttaaaatataaaaatactataaataattactatattcttaaaaatatatctaattaataagaGGTATGATTACCTCTGTTATAATCTACCATTATGGCTCTGCCCTCTCTTTAGAAATCTTCCGCCACCTCACCCCCTTTTTTCGATACCTTAATCACTTACGATGTACTAACATGCAACGATGGTGCGATGAGTGGCGTCGTCCCCCCGCACCACCCTTTTTCCGGTTCCCACAACAATTCGTGTCGTTGGTTTTCGATTCAACCAGTACCGCATTTGCTACGGGTGGTGGTTGTTGAGTTGTTGGTATTCATAAATTGTTGGTTGTCACCGGCGATCTTGTTTGGTTCTATGTGTTGGCTTCTCAATGGCTGAACCCCGCGTTGGTTTGGTTGAAACTCGAAATTGTCCGTTCTTTATCCTCTATTTTGCCACCGTTTTAGACCTTTTTCGCAGCCGTGTGGATTGGTTATGGTGGGTCATTCGAATCCGCCATCTCCTCCCTTTCTTTGGAGGTAGTTGCGGTTCTATGTTGGGCCAGAAATgactgttaatttgatgttaatcATAGCAGTAAACTGTTAGTGTGTGTGGATTTGTTaattaccgtgttggcggttGAATCTACTCCACACTCTCAAGAATATGTATGTGTTTCGTATCCCATTAATCCTTGATTGACATGAGACTGTGTGGACTTAAAAGAGTCGTTAATGCTTGTTGCCGTTGTTGCAGGGAGTTGATGGCACGTGATCCGATTTTGTGTTGAAGATCGATCAATTCGCCAAATTATAGACCCGCTTTGCCCTCACAAACGTCTATCGTTAATGGTATTCGtttgttagaattaattagggttgaatccactttgttgatctttttttatgtatttccCGTTAGGTTGGATCTACTTGGATTGACTGGACCAGATTTTTTGTCCTCccaaatttcatataatttttttctttttttaataatatatatgagcaactGACAATCGATTAAAGTAGGGTACCAACTTAATTCAGATTATTCTTTTTGCTCTtgtcttatgaaaatataataaaaaatctaccaTTTTGAATAaagctattattatttttatttaatcacaatACTCTCTCGgatttcaattattaaaaagatatctaagttaaaaaatgtacttatatgcaattagttttctcgaatgtttctaaaaaaagataaatttgtgAAAAGTACCATCTATTGGaacttgtttcatgagaataaaaaaatattaaaaataaaacttacataaattaaaatgtatattaggataaataacattaaatagagtcaaagtaagttatatattttttttaatttaagataataaaaggtagttgtttattttttatatctaaGATTGGAGAGAGTTCCTAAAAAATATTGGAGAGAGTGAGTATTTCTCTCGGAAGCAAATTATCTCTAGTgagaaaaatttgagaaaacaattttatttaatcttctctcttcattttttttaattagagatCAAGGGtcacaaattaaaacaatctAACCTAATTTCGTTATGTTTTAGTGTAGTTATGATTTCGAATTCATCATTTCCTCTTTTTTTCAAGCAAACACTTCCTCCTTCTTAATGTTCCTAACCAAAATCCACAAACTAAAACCTCCATCAAACATGGGAACAAAAAGGTAGGAGATCTATGTCAACCCACTCAATTTCATGCAAGTTCTTCAACTCCTCAATGGCGATCCTAAGAGTaaggttaaaaaaattcttctggTATGCTAATGTGGGATAGATCAGGCaactaaaaataaaggtaattgttttaccatttattagaaaatgtaTTTACTAAAAGGATTGTGGAAAAAATCTCCTTCATCAAAATAagcatacattttctttagttcTTTTTGTCTCCATAATTTAACGGTTGAATTTGATCTTAGttgattgaaaagaattttgtaACATCGTTTTTCAATctctaaagaaacaaataaaatggttcaagtaaatgaataaatatgtacGTTTCAATGGTATTAAATAAGTTATAAATACATACCTAGGAACAACTTAACTTTTGCCAACAAAATTGTTAGATTCGCCTTTTTAAATTTATCGGAAGATAGAAAAAAGAGTACGTACAAACAGATATCTCTTAAAAATTAAtcgacaaataattaaaataataataaaatatcataatgtattatatattaaaaataaaaacaaatcgaTTTCAcccattcaaattcaattcaatgttcTTGTAATGTATCTTTGTACTCTCCTTCAATATCCACCACAAttggtttaatttctttcattcttcaaggcttacttaagtaaaaattattttattgaatccttattatttttagtgtggaGAGAGTGCGGAAGCTAGGAAAGTCGATTGGGTTAAGTGAGATAAGGTGTGTCGTGGTCGATATAGTTGTTGCTTGAGGGTTCGTATAATGCAAAATTTCAACTTATCTTTGTTACGTGAATAGTTTTGGAGGCTAATATGGATCAATGAGTttgcattttaaagttttaGCTTCTTAGAATAGGTTGGTTGAGTTCATGTGAATAGTGGGGACAATTAGGCATATGTGTGGTAAAATTACTTTCATGGTGTTAAAATAGGGGCGGAGATGGGGATTAGAAATTGGTTTGATGACAACTTGATGATAGTGGacagaatgagaaaaatacttttttttttgcaataattCGTGGTTGTAGAGTGGTCCTTTGTGTGATATATTTAGAAGAACTTTTGAGTTATATCAAAATAACTCGCAGCCATTTAAGGAGATACGTAGGTTATGGTTGGATGGAGTGGAGACGATGTCATAGAATTTTTCTTGGAATGAGGTGCAGGggatatattgttgttatttgttggacaacattatttttaaggctagcgttttttataagtttctttAAAGTTGATCATGGTGAAAGGTACCCTGACAAAGGGGTATATCATCTAGTTGCAAGTGGAGCATGATGAACCTATGGCTCTAAAAAATCTCATTAGGAACAAAGTAGCTCCTCTAAatgtctctctcttttcatgGAGGCTCTTGAATATCTGAATTCTAATAAATGGCAACTTAGTTTGATGGAGTAGTTAAAATATGGACTTATTTTTATGTTCTGGCAGATGTGAAAAAGAGAagaattatctttttatttttattgtgatCTTCCAATTAATTATTGTGAGGGTACTCTTCATTTCAGCGGTTCtcaattgttcaaaaaaaagttcgttttagtttttagttgattttgctgacttgcatttggattatttggaaagacaaaaattcttacatttttgTCACAAGAACCAGTTTATGGTGTTGTTAGATAAATTTACATTTCTCGTTTACTGGATACAAAATGATAAGAAATCATGTATGTATTTTGAGTTGAAATGTTGGTGGAATAATCTTTCTACTTGTCTTGGTTATTCTACCTCATGATTTCGTTCTTTTGTATCTATGCATCTTGAactttgtattttcctttattgggcacatcttgtgcttgaagggtttttaatataattgatttgaggtcttcatacaaacaaaattcACCCCAGTCAAGACACCAactacataaatatataatttatttcatgttgttagaaagggatggggtttgaaattagtttgatgataaaaatatgattcaaattacatttCATGTCCTAAGcatcattgaaaacatcatatgcAGTGTAAACGAATAGATttttgtagggaccaaagaaGATTTAGATATTTTGACTTTTGTGTTAATTGTAAAATTCAGTTTGTATTCGTTGTATAATGGTCTATACGAACCACTATTGCAAGCAAAATCAAATGAGGAAACCGTGAACACCATTCCCTCTTAGTGctgctccttgaacttgtagaaCAATGTTCTTTGTATAAACTCACCTATTCGATCACCCTAgataacaaagattaaaacactatactttaaacaaaaaaatacaaaaaatacaaaacaaaaaaaaacaaaaaaaaaaaacggtatgaaaaaagtacctttttatccattagaaccaactccttagaaaattgtagttttttatttttgtagtcttgaGACGAACAACCCTCACAACCAATGTCCACGATTATTTTCTTGGCGAAACATCAGAGATGAAGTAGTGTTTCGTAGacatttttctttgcaatagaaaaaattaCAGAAATTACTTAGAATAGATATCAGAGAACCAGagaacagaaaaagaagaactatattttgtgattgttgtgtactcGTATCCAAAAGCgctactatttatatagaaaaatagtaccataacggttaatatctattaattattaatttgaccgttttaaaattaatattatcaacgtatttaatattataaaatgtgcattaaacgattagattatatttcatgtaacctacaaaaaaattaacttcataacatttgaaatttaataatatcttattaatattaagtaatatatttttgtaacgaataaaaattaattatataaccttaaaaactaattactactattaaatttttaattagtatGTTACTGTCATATTGTAACggaccaaaattcaaaatataatttattcaagttatttattataattttgtaacctaccaaatttttaatgtaccaTATAAATGttgattgaataataattatattaataatcatttgattctaacatacaaatttttaatgtagcatataaattttaatcgaaacaattattatattaataattattttattgtaaccaactatgtattttatttacaatttaatgattaataaaaaatggtttttaataataattataattattaagcttgtattaaaaattaggagaaatttttggaacaaatgccacgtaggattatgatgatgtggaCATCTTTAGAGGAGAGAATTTTGGAATAGACTATttctaaaaactctaaattgttaATATAAAGATTCTATAATTGCCACAAAAGTTTATTGAGTCGTTGATTGTTTGTGTCCACTACTTTGCATCCGTCACTATCTTGCTTGTCTCTACTCTatccaaaacaaattttttgagGAATCCAACAGAAAAATTATACTGTCCACATTTTGAAAGgatataaattgaaaaataacttTTGTTAAATGATTAAACTGACTTAAATATTTGagtcattttagttttaattcttatatatttttttcatttatatcttgtaatttgaaaataaataataaaaaaataatataaaaatgctatattgttggtgttattgaaaAGTATAAGAATTTTCTTATTTCGACTAACATGACATGATGTAACATCCAGACGACTTTAAGCATTGCCGACTGACCCTACAAACCAACACTggtcttttcagcgtgttttgtcctcacttgCACGCTTACCAGAAAACTTTCCGGTAGGTCATCCATCCAAAGActactccaagtcaagcacgcttaactgtggagttcttatgtaATGAGCTaccaaaaagaagatgcatcttgttgatataggtagtaccaaacaatttttataaGTCTTCCTTCAACCTTACAGggggaaaaacgaaaaataacatatattacagggggataAAATACCATTAACTCTTTAAAATATTGCTCGAAAGAAAGCTAGTTTGTGGGCTGGATAATGGAAGAAGATTCAATACAAACTTTTAGGCTCTTAGCATGATTTCCAAGAGTAGTGCAGAATCCTTTACTCACATGGGATATCTAATTGTCAACTAATAAACTAGttataataaatcaataaaattttatcAGTGTGTATTTGAATATACACCAGTGTTGATGATGCAGATTGCTAGTAGGTGATGTCGATAATAAAAGAATACAATTTATAAGTAATAACTAGCTAGAATAATCTTAAGGGCAAAATGTCATAAGTCATAATTTTATCGGTGAAAATGTCAATAAGATCAGACATCGTGATCAAGGTACAAATCTCATTTTTTATGTGTGTTAGTTTTCAAGGACTATTATCATTTCGTCTATGCTTAATACATGCCCCaattccttaacttattttaatttatcagtttaatcccttaactattaaatgttttaatttggtCCTTATCTTAGTTTTCTACATCGATTTGAtccaattttattaattttagatCCCTAAAAAACAagaccgttggataaaggaAGTTCATCATATCTAACCGTGTACCACCAACACCTAAGTAtctgaaattaatttttaaaaataatataaattcatttatattaatttagaaataaaaaattcaaaaaaaaattggaaaattaattttcgaaaataaaaaaattcaggatttttttataaaaaaacctggagaattaattttaatttggaaa
It encodes:
- the LOC11428145 gene encoding putative disease resistance RPP13-like protein 1, yielding MATIVVEALLSATLDLLLKKIVAEDFVDFIRSTKLDVALLEKLNVTLLSLQAVLHDAEEKQITNPAVKKWLDLLRDAVFEADDLFDEINTEALQRKVEGEDENQTASTKVLKKLSYRFKMFNRKINSKLQKLVGRLEHLSNQNLGLKGVSSNVWHGTPTSSVVGDESAIYGRDDDKKKLKEFLLAEDVSDCGRKIGVISIVGMGGLGKTTLAKLLYNDHEVKEKFDLRGWAHISKDFDVVTVTKTILQSVTSKRNDTDDLNILQVQLQQSLRSKKFLLVLDDIWYGKYVDCWNNLIDIFSVGEMGSRIIITTRFESVAATMQTFLPVHKLEPPQGDDCWSSLSKYAFPTSNYQQRSNLKTIGREISKKCDGLPLAAIAIGGLLRTKLSQDYWNDVLKSNIWELTNDEVQPSLLLSYHHLPAPLKGCFAYCSIFSKNSILEKKTVIQLWIAEGLVPQPQTEKSWEKVAEEYFDELVSRCLIRQRSIDDLEVNFEMHDLVNDLAMTVSSPYCIRLDEQKPHERVRHLSYNIGEYDSYDKFDHLQGLKSLRTILPLPLHPRFSSYNFVSRKLVYELLPQMKQLHVLSLSNYHNITALPNSIGNLIYLRYLNVSHTSIERLPSETCKLYNLQTLLLSYCYSLTELPKDMGKLVNLRHLDTRGTRLKEIPVQVSKLENLQTLSDFVVSSEDVGLKIADIGKYSHLQGSLCISKLQNLTDPSHAFQAKLMMKKQIDELQLEWSYSTSSQLQSVVLEQLHPSTNLKNLTISGYGGNNFPSWLGGSLFGNMVCLKISDCDNCPRLPPLGQLGNLRKLFIDKMNSVKSIGIELYGSGSPLFQPFPLLETLEFDMMLEWKECNLTGGTSTMFPRLTRLSLRYCPKLKGNIPLGQLSNLKELYIEGMHSVKTLGSEFYGSSNSPLFQPFLSLETLTFRYMKEWEEWKLIGGTSAEFPSLARLSLFYCPKLKGNIPGNHPSLTNYFKRHSISNILPERQSSKNLAISYNMELS